Proteins encoded together in one Kutzneria kofuensis window:
- a CDS encoding alkaline phosphatase family protein, with translation MPRRTLVAAAAVGLLAAAAGPAAAAAPDRHVLLISVDGLHATDLAWYVHQHPNSTLAALTRDGVDYSHAKTPVPSDSFPGMVGQFTGGDPATTGIYYDDTYNHALLPAGTTNCADAQPGAEVDLTEDLDKDKTALDAGQGLAGLPNSILGMTGAPQTLLQPSGLPVDPATCKPVPPNQYLKVNTVFEVVRAAGLRTAWSDKHPAYAILNGPSGTGIQDLFTPEINSSVGTGDWTSDNNATRQYDHYKVLAVRNEIDGYDHAGRTRVGTPAIFGLNFQTVSTAQKLPAGGYLADGTPGPLLVSALDSVDNEIGSLTAELAKRHLADRTTIILSAKHGQSPTDPAALTRIDDGPLLDGLNAAWKSAHPGSGDLVAHATDDDAMLLWLNDRSAAAFDFAQRYLLAQNGTGNGISGAAKPFVSSGLASVHTGQSYFHTTLGDPRVPDLVGVAQYGVVYTGKKSKIAEHGGAAPDDRDVALVVSGAGVRGHRTVAAPVATTQIAPSILALLRLNPGALQAVRIEHTQVLPGLH, from the coding sequence ATGCCCAGAAGAACCTTGGTCGCCGCGGCGGCGGTGGGCTTGCTCGCCGCCGCGGCCGGGCCCGCCGCCGCGGCGGCGCCGGACCGGCACGTGCTGCTGATCTCCGTCGACGGCCTGCACGCCACCGATCTGGCCTGGTACGTGCACCAGCACCCGAACTCGACGCTCGCCGCGCTCACCCGGGACGGCGTCGACTACTCGCACGCGAAGACCCCGGTGCCGTCCGACTCCTTCCCCGGCATGGTCGGCCAGTTCACCGGCGGCGACCCCGCCACCACCGGGATCTACTACGACGACACGTACAACCACGCCCTGCTGCCCGCCGGCACCACCAACTGCGCGGACGCGCAGCCCGGCGCCGAGGTCGACCTCACCGAGGACCTGGACAAGGACAAGACCGCCCTGGACGCCGGGCAGGGCCTCGCCGGGCTGCCGAATTCGATCCTCGGCATGACCGGCGCGCCGCAGACGCTGCTCCAGCCGTCCGGGCTACCGGTCGACCCGGCGACCTGCAAGCCCGTGCCGCCGAACCAGTACCTCAAGGTCAACACCGTTTTCGAGGTCGTCCGCGCCGCCGGGTTGCGCACCGCCTGGTCGGACAAGCACCCCGCCTACGCGATCCTGAACGGGCCGTCCGGCACGGGCATCCAGGACCTGTTCACGCCGGAGATCAACAGCAGCGTCGGCACCGGCGACTGGACCTCCGACAACAACGCCACGCGCCAGTACGACCACTACAAGGTGTTGGCCGTGCGTAACGAGATCGACGGCTACGACCACGCCGGCCGCACCCGCGTCGGCACCCCGGCGATCTTCGGCCTGAACTTCCAGACCGTGTCCACCGCGCAGAAGCTGCCGGCCGGCGGCTACCTCGCCGACGGCACCCCCGGGCCGCTGCTGGTCAGCGCACTGGACTCGGTCGACAACGAAATCGGTTCGCTGACCGCGGAGTTGGCCAAGCGGCACCTGGCCGACCGCACCACGATCATCCTGTCCGCCAAGCACGGCCAGTCCCCGACCGACCCCGCGGCCCTGACCCGCATCGACGACGGGCCGCTGCTGGACGGCCTGAACGCCGCGTGGAAGTCGGCCCACCCGGGATCCGGCGACCTGGTGGCCCACGCCACCGACGATGACGCGATGTTGTTGTGGCTCAACGACCGTTCCGCCGCCGCGTTCGACTTCGCGCAGCGCTACCTGCTCGCGCAGAACGGCACCGGCAACGGCATTTCCGGCGCCGCCAAACCGTTCGTCTCGTCCGGGCTGGCATCAGTCCACACCGGACAGTCGTACTTCCACACCACGCTCGGTGATCCCCGCGTGCCCGACCTCGTCGGCGTCGCTCAGTACGGTGTGGTCTACACCGGCAAGAAGTCGAAGATCGCCGAACACGGCGGTGCCGCCCCCGACGACCGGGACGTCGCACTGGTCGTCTCCGGCGCCGGCGTGCGCGGCCACCGGACCGTTGCCGCGCCGGTGGCGACCACCCAGATCGCCCCGAGCATCCTGGCGCTGCTGCGGCTGAATCCTGGTGCGCTGCAAGCGGTGCGCATCGAACACACGCAGGTACTGCCCGGCCTGCACTGA
- a CDS encoding GAF and ANTAR domain-containing protein — protein MTWPPYEVTALLPHLGIVSTATEAGPIGRRPTMPATEREVRVAEAVLGLARRAADVDVLDLLYDLTDQVLAMLAVQGTGITIVDTRGSVRHVTASDECCRYLEEIQIELGEGPCLDSARSNSLLGPVAFGDGSPGATRWPRFAAHTRAEGVVAISAVPLRVSGTTIGALNLINTRPPVITSLDLDVAQALASAATAGFLNQHRPLDQEELVDQLREALNNRITIEQAKGVLSERFHISVDEAFALLRGHARTLRLPLKDLAIELAKGRGPSELNPAR, from the coding sequence ATGACATGGCCTCCCTATGAGGTCACTGCGCTTCTGCCTCACCTGGGCATCGTGTCCACAGCCACAGAGGCGGGACCGATCGGACGGCGGCCGACAATGCCTGCCACGGAACGGGAAGTGCGCGTTGCCGAGGCCGTGCTCGGCCTCGCTCGCCGCGCCGCGGACGTCGATGTCCTGGATCTGCTCTACGACCTGACCGACCAGGTGCTCGCCATGCTGGCGGTGCAAGGCACCGGGATCACCATCGTTGACACCCGCGGCTCGGTGCGGCATGTCACCGCGTCCGACGAATGCTGCCGCTACTTGGAGGAAATCCAGATCGAGCTGGGCGAGGGCCCCTGCCTGGACAGTGCCCGCAGCAACAGTCTCCTTGGCCCGGTCGCGTTCGGAGACGGCAGCCCAGGCGCGACGCGCTGGCCCCGGTTCGCCGCCCACACCCGTGCGGAGGGCGTGGTCGCCATCTCGGCCGTCCCGCTACGCGTGTCCGGGACCACCATCGGTGCGCTCAACCTGATCAACACCAGGCCGCCGGTGATCACCAGCCTGGATCTGGACGTCGCACAAGCTCTCGCCAGCGCCGCCACCGCCGGTTTCCTGAACCAGCACCGACCACTCGACCAGGAGGAACTCGTCGATCAGCTCCGGGAAGCCCTCAACAACCGCATCACCATCGAGCAAGCCAAGGGAGTCCTCTCCGAGCGCTTCCACATCTCCGTGGACGAAGCGTTCGCCCTCCTCCGTGGTCACGCCCGCACCCTGCGATTGCCGTTGAAGGACCTGGCCATCGAACTTGCCAAGGGGCGCGGGCCCAGCGAGCTGAATCCCGCGCGCTGA
- a CDS encoding golvesin C-terminal-like domain-containing protein: MIPRRLLSLACSIALLLGVVQSVQLPAAQAHDGHDQSVAVAPAMGASIETVSPRWWEGDDILVTGRGHPDGYTLYVALEKEKYVLRPLATIRPAGYDADDWLGYTCLTGDRRYAVATLIPRWAVNVPRLRDRGGLAYVVDTKDGTIRPLANEVAFKYHATNCGAGSKVALMRNLGDDQQASEVLVADAANGKVTSLGVVPKQLTSPVPDGDAAVALGEGGVLALRPGGQTSVRAKVDGAVPYRLVARGTGQTLAVQRGDNVEAYAVDGGRLTPAASGPKAGAQVFASDSPAPRVAGLGVAGGRVASPRLTRADGPDVIARDLVPDAVSAEGKVVLATTTAGSVSQRTVRADEESDTTLAQPGADEKRLFAAATGQLLAGRFPADSASSVSEAVPATVTQARQFGPAANSTTPKCAVPRNEPTRMAYGANDVQASWAVEQASRNSLPARPADYLKSGLPAYGPSSDFALPTLKPAGGNVPPALFEGVLAQESAYRQASRRTLPGSGGNSVIGNYYGAGGTLDVIDYANADCGYGISQVTTGMAAADTSITPNGKAKIAIDYAENIQAGMNILVKKWNQLLDAGIKLNDANPKIVENWYFALWAYNSGVQPGPQFGNTTGCTPSPSCTDAFGNWGLGWSNNPRNPDYPPNRNVFLRTTYADAEHPGDWPYQERVLGWAETPIKNYKGEDAYKPANRGAANYYPPIDSFCTAANSCDPKTVTGCTRADFRCWWHVPVTVKRCDPLGACTTSDFTTAAGAPEPSAPNPWEPACDSDLGPAAVIVDDIPDPSKNIFCPNRNWTNRGTFGYEVGKDATGAPLGVIDFHQAAVGLGGHIFFTGNRVASDTAHRVTGTWKPTSLKPGPYVVRAHIPRAGASVSSAVYKITTADGTVHEKVINQHEHYNHWKTLGAFFLDANAQVQLSNVTQNDVIGGAGTVAFDAMAFVPATGTVVEEKIGAYAYFDPDQDLTASETSSWLAGPLAGPQQLYDWGSDRAAALSVQGGTATRAMGGRFLSEIRDAHDRPDADDDGISPATVLNESNELGYRPNSATQPAAFDTDANAYKIRSTAVVSYVRGADGKIIEGSADVDYAQRAGNTHLPRFMTEFFDAVAQDYGIAKPDLGYSTTDLNSYDHQIRNVPSNGGYFPARALKPAGKAPRLTDETGAPGNSCVAALYTSGGVDGYRPMLGVGYVSARVEAWKDQVKDRGDIPAPVKDMADDIYQIWFDTGPINGVPPTGSIFNQAPPIWQELNFTICGNGKLLNPQTGTPVLRAAWMTDQYLYRDGQAINLDGSTRFTAGPVMTGDFVRFSRVPGGSAWDNPFGDCDTDTGRSGNPWGMTAGLNAPGTDPDKAHFCLDKDLGVDPDAGG; this comes from the coding sequence ATGATCCCGAGACGCCTGCTTTCCCTAGCCTGTTCGATCGCGCTCCTGCTCGGCGTCGTCCAGTCCGTGCAGCTGCCGGCCGCCCAGGCCCACGACGGTCACGACCAGTCCGTGGCGGTCGCACCCGCGATGGGTGCCAGCATCGAAACGGTGAGCCCACGCTGGTGGGAGGGTGACGACATTCTCGTCACCGGCCGCGGCCATCCCGACGGTTACACCCTGTACGTGGCGCTGGAGAAGGAGAAGTACGTTCTGCGGCCGCTCGCGACGATCCGGCCCGCCGGGTACGACGCGGACGACTGGCTCGGCTACACGTGCCTGACCGGCGATCGCCGGTACGCCGTCGCGACGCTCATCCCGCGCTGGGCGGTCAACGTCCCCCGCCTGCGGGACCGGGGTGGCCTGGCGTACGTGGTGGACACCAAGGACGGCACGATCCGGCCACTGGCCAACGAGGTGGCGTTCAAGTACCACGCCACCAACTGCGGCGCCGGTTCGAAGGTCGCCCTGATGCGCAACCTCGGCGACGACCAGCAGGCCTCGGAGGTGCTGGTCGCGGACGCGGCGAACGGCAAGGTCACCAGCCTGGGCGTGGTCCCGAAGCAGTTGACGTCACCGGTGCCGGACGGCGACGCCGCGGTGGCGCTGGGCGAGGGCGGCGTACTGGCGCTGCGGCCCGGCGGCCAGACCTCGGTACGGGCCAAGGTCGACGGGGCCGTGCCGTATCGCCTGGTCGCCCGGGGTACCGGTCAGACGCTGGCGGTCCAGCGCGGTGACAACGTCGAGGCCTACGCGGTCGACGGCGGACGGCTGACGCCGGCCGCGTCGGGGCCCAAGGCCGGCGCGCAGGTGTTCGCGTCGGACTCCCCCGCCCCTCGCGTCGCCGGCCTCGGCGTCGCCGGCGGTCGGGTGGCGAGTCCTCGGCTGACCCGCGCCGACGGGCCCGACGTGATCGCCCGTGACCTGGTGCCCGACGCCGTCAGCGCCGAGGGCAAGGTGGTGCTGGCGACCACCACCGCCGGGTCCGTCAGCCAGCGGACCGTGCGGGCGGACGAGGAGTCCGACACCACGCTGGCCCAGCCCGGCGCCGACGAGAAGCGGCTCTTCGCCGCGGCAACCGGCCAGTTGCTCGCCGGCCGGTTCCCGGCGGACTCGGCGTCGTCGGTGTCCGAGGCGGTGCCGGCGACCGTCACCCAGGCGAGGCAGTTCGGCCCCGCCGCGAACTCCACCACGCCGAAGTGCGCCGTGCCGCGCAACGAGCCGACGCGGATGGCCTACGGCGCCAACGACGTGCAGGCCAGCTGGGCCGTCGAGCAGGCGAGCCGGAACTCGTTGCCGGCCCGGCCGGCGGACTACCTCAAGAGCGGTCTCCCGGCGTACGGACCGAGCAGCGACTTCGCCCTGCCCACGCTCAAGCCCGCGGGCGGCAACGTGCCGCCGGCGCTGTTCGAGGGCGTGCTGGCGCAGGAGTCGGCCTACCGCCAGGCCTCGCGGCGTACGCTGCCCGGTTCCGGTGGGAACTCGGTCATCGGCAACTACTACGGCGCCGGCGGCACGCTCGACGTCATCGACTACGCCAATGCCGACTGCGGCTACGGCATCTCGCAGGTCACCACGGGCATGGCCGCGGCGGACACCTCGATCACGCCCAACGGCAAGGCCAAGATCGCCATCGACTACGCGGAGAACATCCAGGCCGGGATGAACATCCTGGTCAAGAAGTGGAACCAGCTGCTGGACGCCGGCATCAAGCTCAACGACGCCAACCCGAAGATCGTCGAGAACTGGTACTTCGCGCTGTGGGCCTACAACTCCGGCGTGCAGCCGGGCCCGCAGTTCGGCAACACCACCGGCTGCACGCCGAGCCCGTCCTGCACGGACGCGTTCGGCAACTGGGGACTCGGCTGGAGCAACAACCCCCGCAACCCGGACTATCCGCCGAACCGCAACGTCTTCCTCCGGACGACCTACGCCGACGCCGAGCACCCCGGCGACTGGCCGTACCAGGAACGGGTCCTCGGCTGGGCCGAGACGCCCATCAAGAACTACAAGGGCGAGGACGCCTACAAGCCGGCGAATCGGGGCGCGGCCAACTACTATCCGCCGATCGACTCGTTCTGCACCGCGGCGAACTCCTGCGATCCCAAGACGGTCACGGGCTGCACCCGCGCCGACTTCCGGTGCTGGTGGCACGTGCCGGTGACGGTGAAGCGGTGCGACCCACTGGGCGCCTGCACCACATCCGACTTCACCACGGCGGCGGGCGCGCCGGAGCCGTCGGCCCCCAATCCGTGGGAGCCTGCCTGCGACTCCGACCTGGGACCGGCGGCGGTCATTGTGGACGACATCCCCGATCCGTCGAAGAACATCTTCTGCCCCAACCGGAACTGGACCAACCGCGGCACCTTCGGCTACGAGGTCGGCAAGGACGCGACCGGGGCGCCGCTCGGCGTCATCGACTTCCACCAGGCGGCCGTCGGCCTGGGCGGGCACATCTTCTTCACCGGGAACCGGGTCGCATCGGACACCGCGCACAGGGTCACCGGCACGTGGAAGCCGACCAGCCTCAAGCCGGGCCCGTACGTGGTGCGGGCGCACATTCCTCGCGCGGGGGCGAGCGTGTCGTCGGCGGTGTACAAGATCACCACCGCTGACGGCACGGTGCACGAGAAGGTGATCAACCAGCACGAGCACTACAACCACTGGAAGACGCTGGGCGCGTTCTTCCTGGACGCCAACGCGCAGGTGCAGCTGAGCAACGTCACCCAGAACGACGTCATCGGCGGCGCCGGCACGGTCGCGTTCGACGCGATGGCCTTCGTGCCGGCGACGGGCACGGTCGTGGAGGAGAAGATCGGCGCCTACGCCTACTTCGACCCCGACCAGGACCTGACCGCCTCCGAGACGTCATCTTGGCTCGCCGGGCCGCTGGCCGGTCCTCAGCAGCTGTACGACTGGGGATCCGACCGGGCGGCCGCGCTGTCCGTGCAGGGCGGCACCGCGACCCGGGCGATGGGCGGCCGGTTCCTCAGCGAGATCCGCGACGCCCACGACCGGCCGGACGCCGATGACGACGGCATCAGCCCGGCCACCGTGCTGAACGAGTCGAACGAACTGGGCTACCGGCCGAACTCGGCCACCCAGCCCGCGGCCTTCGACACCGACGCGAACGCGTACAAGATCCGGTCGACCGCGGTGGTGAGCTACGTCCGCGGCGCCGACGGCAAGATCATCGAGGGGTCGGCCGACGTCGACTACGCGCAGCGGGCCGGCAACACGCACCTGCCGAGGTTCATGACGGAGTTCTTCGACGCGGTGGCCCAGGACTACGGCATCGCCAAGCCGGACCTCGGCTACTCGACGACGGACCTGAACAGCTACGACCACCAGATCCGCAACGTCCCGTCGAACGGCGGCTACTTCCCGGCCCGGGCGCTGAAACCCGCCGGCAAGGCGCCGCGGCTGACCGATGAGACGGGAGCACCGGGCAACTCCTGTGTGGCCGCGCTGTACACCTCGGGCGGGGTCGACGGCTATCGGCCGATGCTGGGCGTCGGCTATGTGTCCGCGCGGGTCGAGGCCTGGAAGGACCAGGTCAAGGACCGCGGTGACATCCCGGCGCCGGTCAAGGACATGGCCGACGACATCTACCAGATCTGGTTCGACACCGGACCGATCAACGGGGTGCCGCCAACCGGCTCGATCTTCAACCAGGCGCCGCCGATCTGGCAGGAGCTGAACTTCACCATCTGCGGCAACGGCAAGCTGCTCAACCCGCAGACCGGCACGCCGGTGCTCCGGGCGGCGTGGATGACCGACCAGTACCTCTACCGCGACGGCCAGGCCATCAACCTCGACGGCAGCACCCGGTTCACCGCCGGGCCGGTCATGACCGGTGACTTCGTCCGGTTCAGCCGCGTGCCCGGCGGATCCGCCTGGGACAACCCGTTCGGCGACTGCGACACCGACACCGGCCGGTCCGGCAATCCCTGGGGGATGACCGCGGGCCTCAACGCGCCGGGAACCGATCCGGACAAGGCACACTTCTGCCTCGACAAGGATCTCGGCGTCGATCCGGACGCGGGCGGCTAG
- a CDS encoding AfsR/SARP family transcriptional regulator: MPEVRFGVLGPVTAWRGPEPVGLGDGKRRQVLGLLLLHANHRVERDQIIDCVWGGQPARSAVNLVQKYVGDVRRSLDLADGTLLTVGTGYLLRVTPEQLDSAQFATGLAHARERKSGGDLVTARQRLADAMALWRGPAFSGIDTPAADTERARLDEYRFGALEDMAELDLLRGEHALAVPELSRLATEHPYRERVRELLMIALYRSGRQADALAVYQDIRRLLADELGANPGHGLQRVHAQILRADPALHLTTTAAEQRPISQLPADIPDFTGRTEPLGRLLGLLTEGRVAVIVGAPGSGKSTLAVHASYQARERFPDGQLYLDLAGTSEVPRDPAMLLAELLRALGVTDAVMPAGLHERAALYRSRLADRRMLVLLDDAAGAQQVRPLLPSSGGCAVVVTSRHRLADLTGADHLELDVLPPEDARQLLARVVGAERVEREADSADAIVRLCGYLPLAIRITGARLASRQAWTLQVLRDRLADESQRLRELRVGDLDVRANFELSLRLLPEPAARAFRLLGLLGPETLPAWVVEPLLGGHDVEDVLDVLVDANLVRLVATDRVGQPRYRLHDLLRAYAAEEAERYPVQERRAAVERVLAAWLALAEQARDLFYPSLFQQTPGRSPRWSPSYTVVDPVAWFDAERGTLLRAMQLAADWELDEPAWELAVAAVPYYDHRSLYQDWNRSHQIALDATRATGNAHGEAALLLCLGQVHIYLDEEEKAIRALNRCLELYRGIGDRWGEALALANLSTVRRVLAEHDQALRDATGSLELLAAVGHRHAEAQLRAAVGVMLFERGHDDDAKAMIEDGLRIARGLGDRHREAVILRVLSKCHDVTTALRCLTQALSIFNEINDERCAAYTEQRIGGMYADLGDRGRAESALARAAEVFRLNGDHRNEAECRQQLGELAARLGDTGAARRDLGLALGLWQALGQSDQIAATEAALSSLG, translated from the coding sequence GTGCCAGAAGTTCGTTTTGGGGTGCTCGGACCGGTCACCGCGTGGCGTGGCCCCGAACCGGTCGGCCTTGGCGACGGCAAGCGCCGTCAGGTGCTCGGGCTGCTGTTGCTGCACGCCAACCACCGGGTCGAGCGGGACCAGATCATCGACTGCGTCTGGGGCGGCCAACCTGCGCGAAGCGCGGTCAACCTGGTCCAGAAATACGTCGGCGACGTGCGGCGATCGCTCGACCTGGCCGACGGCACGCTGCTCACCGTTGGCACCGGGTACCTGCTCCGGGTGACGCCGGAGCAGCTCGACAGCGCCCAGTTCGCCACTGGTCTGGCGCACGCGCGGGAGCGGAAGAGCGGCGGTGACCTGGTCACGGCCCGGCAGCGGCTCGCCGACGCGATGGCGTTGTGGCGCGGGCCGGCGTTCAGCGGCATCGACACCCCGGCCGCCGACACCGAACGCGCGCGGCTGGACGAGTACCGCTTCGGCGCGCTGGAGGACATGGCCGAACTCGACCTGCTCCGGGGCGAACACGCGCTGGCAGTGCCCGAGCTGTCCCGGCTGGCGACCGAGCATCCGTACCGGGAACGGGTGCGCGAACTGCTGATGATCGCGCTCTACCGCAGCGGCCGCCAGGCCGACGCGCTGGCGGTCTACCAGGACATCCGGCGCCTGCTGGCCGACGAGCTCGGCGCCAATCCGGGCCACGGGCTCCAGCGCGTGCATGCCCAGATCCTGCGGGCCGACCCGGCGCTGCACTTGACCACGACGGCGGCTGAGCAGCGGCCGATCTCGCAGCTGCCGGCGGACATCCCGGACTTCACCGGCCGGACCGAGCCGCTCGGCCGGTTGCTCGGGCTGCTGACCGAGGGACGGGTGGCGGTCATCGTCGGCGCGCCCGGCAGCGGCAAGTCCACGCTGGCCGTACACGCGAGCTACCAGGCGCGGGAGCGGTTTCCCGACGGGCAGCTCTACCTCGACCTGGCCGGCACGTCCGAGGTGCCGCGCGATCCGGCGATGCTGCTGGCCGAGTTGCTGCGCGCGCTCGGCGTCACCGACGCGGTCATGCCGGCCGGCCTGCACGAGCGGGCCGCGCTGTACCGGTCACGGCTCGCCGACCGCCGGATGCTGGTGCTGCTCGACGACGCGGCTGGCGCGCAGCAGGTGCGTCCGCTGCTCCCGTCGTCCGGCGGCTGCGCGGTGGTGGTGACCAGCAGGCACCGGCTGGCCGACCTGACCGGTGCCGATCACCTCGAACTGGACGTGCTGCCGCCGGAGGACGCCCGCCAGCTGCTCGCCCGCGTCGTCGGCGCGGAGCGGGTCGAGCGCGAGGCGGACTCGGCCGACGCGATCGTCCGGCTGTGCGGGTACCTGCCGCTGGCCATCCGGATCACCGGCGCCCGGCTCGCCAGCCGGCAGGCGTGGACGTTGCAGGTGTTGCGGGACCGGTTGGCGGACGAGTCGCAGCGGCTGCGCGAACTGCGGGTCGGTGATCTCGACGTGCGGGCCAACTTCGAGCTGAGCCTGCGCCTGCTGCCCGAGCCGGCCGCGCGGGCGTTCCGGCTGCTGGGGCTGCTCGGTCCGGAGACCCTGCCCGCCTGGGTGGTCGAGCCGCTGCTCGGCGGGCACGACGTCGAGGACGTGCTGGATGTGCTGGTCGACGCCAATCTCGTGCGACTGGTGGCGACCGACCGCGTCGGGCAGCCGAGGTACCGGCTGCACGATCTGCTGCGCGCCTATGCCGCCGAGGAGGCCGAGCGCTACCCGGTGCAGGAGCGCCGGGCGGCCGTCGAACGGGTGCTCGCGGCCTGGCTGGCGCTGGCCGAGCAGGCGCGGGATCTGTTCTATCCCAGCCTTTTCCAGCAGACCCCGGGTCGTTCGCCGCGCTGGTCGCCGTCGTACACCGTGGTCGATCCGGTCGCCTGGTTCGACGCCGAGCGGGGCACGCTGCTGCGGGCCATGCAGCTCGCGGCCGACTGGGAGCTGGACGAGCCGGCCTGGGAACTGGCGGTCGCCGCCGTGCCGTACTACGACCACCGAAGCCTGTACCAGGACTGGAACCGCAGCCACCAGATCGCGCTGGACGCGACCCGGGCCACCGGCAACGCCCACGGCGAGGCCGCGCTGCTGCTGTGTCTCGGCCAGGTGCACATCTACCTCGACGAGGAAGAGAAGGCCATCCGGGCGCTCAACCGATGCCTGGAGCTCTACCGTGGCATCGGGGACCGATGGGGCGAGGCGCTCGCGCTGGCGAACCTGTCCACCGTGCGCCGCGTGCTCGCCGAACACGACCAGGCGCTGCGGGACGCGACCGGATCACTGGAACTGCTCGCCGCCGTCGGGCATCGGCACGCGGAGGCGCAGCTGCGCGCCGCCGTCGGCGTGATGCTGTTCGAGCGGGGCCATGACGACGACGCCAAGGCGATGATCGAGGACGGGCTGCGGATCGCCCGGGGCCTGGGGGACCGGCACCGGGAGGCCGTGATCCTGCGGGTGTTGAGCAAGTGTCACGACGTGACCACGGCGCTGCGGTGCCTCACCCAGGCCCTGTCGATCTTCAACGAGATCAACGACGAGCGCTGCGCCGCCTACACCGAGCAACGGATCGGCGGCATGTACGCGGACCTCGGCGACCGCGGCCGCGCGGAATCGGCCCTGGCCCGCGCGGCCGAGGTGTTCCGGCTCAACGGGGACCACCGCAACGAGGCGGAATGCCGGCAACAGCTCGGCGAGCTGGCCGCCCGTCTCGGCGACACCGGCGCGGCCCGCCGCGACCTGGGGCTGGCGCTGGGCCTGTGGCAGGCGCTCGGCCAGTCCGACCAGATCGCGGCGACCGAGGCCGCGCTGAGCTCACTCGGCTGA
- a CDS encoding DUF2690 domain-containing protein, protein MRFTLIRRIACVAMITGLGLLGLDAAPAMAVGCTYNSCNGKDPQAMGCSSGASNLEQYTNNWGDYVELRYSPTCGTVWTRLTTTNCFWDHPVLEVGYIDYYGHYTLQGRYVGKTALCNEGTRQSWSPMSSSRRERMKYESDYEKSGTKVHLTGCNDCY, encoded by the coding sequence ATGCGCTTCACCCTGATTCGCCGCATCGCCTGTGTCGCGATGATCACCGGCCTCGGCCTGCTGGGGCTGGACGCCGCGCCGGCCATGGCCGTCGGCTGCACGTACAACAGCTGCAACGGCAAGGACCCGCAGGCCATGGGGTGCTCGTCGGGGGCAAGCAACCTCGAGCAGTACACCAACAACTGGGGCGACTACGTCGAGCTCCGGTACTCGCCGACCTGCGGCACGGTCTGGACCCGGTTGACCACCACGAACTGTTTCTGGGACCACCCCGTGCTCGAGGTCGGGTACATCGACTACTACGGCCACTACACGCTGCAGGGCCGGTACGTGGGCAAGACGGCGCTGTGCAACGAGGGCACCCGGCAAAGCTGGTCGCCGATGTCGTCCTCCCGGCGTGAGCGGATGAAGTACGAGTCCGACTACGAGAAGTCCGGCACGAAGGTCCACCTGACCGGCTGCAACGACTGCTACTGA
- a CDS encoding ATP-binding protein, translating to MAPSAPGDDVDRPPDTHVVPDLGRTDVPTNATALAEAREQLVAWASTAGLDAEQIEDVALATYEAMANVVDHAYDQPGGVFDLHACRHDDQVTVTVADNGRWKSPVCGKQSWRGRGLLIIERISCEFELTRHARGTVVTMSWSVLVDESHPQPTRP from the coding sequence GTGGCTCCCTCGGCCCCCGGCGATGACGTCGACCGTCCTCCCGACACGCATGTGGTGCCGGACCTGGGGCGGACCGACGTGCCGACCAATGCCACCGCCCTGGCCGAGGCCCGCGAGCAGTTGGTGGCATGGGCCAGCACGGCCGGGTTGGACGCCGAGCAGATCGAGGACGTCGCGTTGGCCACCTACGAGGCGATGGCCAACGTCGTGGACCATGCCTACGACCAACCGGGCGGCGTGTTCGACCTGCACGCCTGCCGACACGACGACCAGGTGACCGTCACAGTGGCCGACAATGGCCGGTGGAAATCCCCGGTGTGCGGAAAGCAATCCTGGCGCGGTCGTGGGCTCCTGATCATCGAACGGATCTCGTGCGAGTTCGAACTGACCAGACACGCGCGCGGCACCGTGGTGACCATGAGCTGGTCGGTCCTCGTCGACGAGTCACATCCGCAGCCGACCAGGCCCTGA